In the Quercus lobata isolate SW786 chromosome 5, ValleyOak3.0 Primary Assembly, whole genome shotgun sequence genome, one interval contains:
- the LOC115992077 gene encoding terminal nucleotidyltransferase 4B-like, with the protein MLMAMLQSLPKSQAAPEHNLGILLVHFFDFYGRKLNTSDVGVSCKGAETFFLKSNKGFTNKGRPFLLAIEDPQAPENDIGKNSFNYFQIRSAFAMAFTTLTNPKIIMDLGPNRSILGTIIRPDPVLLERKGGSNGDVTFNSLLPGAGEPLQHQYGEQQEILCNWQLGDEEEPLPRGNYMAGESSRSSGKKRKASSKEKTNKKAKENGGELGKVRYEENGSRKEKGVKKKRWRHNRDSSHSVVGRSSNGYGHYVGGSPWSR; encoded by the exons ATGCTCATGGCAATGTTGCAG TCTCTCCCCAAGTCCCAAGCTGCTCCAGAACACAACTTGGGAATCCTTTTG GTACACTTTTTTGATTTCTATGGACGCAAATTGAACACTTCAGATGTTGGTGTATCTTGCAAAGGGGCAGaaacctttttcttgaagagtaACAAAGG GTTCACAAATAAAGGACGGCCATTTCTACTCGCAATTGAGGACCCACAG GCACCTGAGAATGATATTGGGAAGAACTCCTTTAACTACTTCCAG ATTCGATCGGCTTTTGCAATGGCTTTCACAACATTGACAAATCCTAAGATCATCATGGACCTAGGCCCTAACAGAAGCATTCTTGGTACTATAATTAGACCAGACCCTGTCTTGCTGGAGCGCAAAGGAGGGTCTAATGGGGATGTAACCTTTAACAGTCTGCTTCCTGGAGCTGGCGAGCCATTACAACACCAATATGGAGAGCAGCAAGAGATTTTGTGCAATTGGCAATTAGGTGATGAAGAAGAACCGCTGCCACGGGGAAATTACATGGCCGGGGAAAGTTCACGTTCCTCAGGAAAGAAGAGGAAAGCTTCTTCAAAAGAGAAGACTAATAAGAAGGCAAAAGAGAATGGGGGTGAATTGGGGAAGGTCAGATATGAAGAAAATGGCTCAAGGAAAGagaaaggggtgaagaagaaaCGTTGGAGGCATAACCGTGATTCGTCTCATTCTGTCGTTGGTAGGAGCTCCAATGGTTATGGCCATTATGTTGGTGGGTCTCCATGGAgtagatag